GCGCGCCGATGGACAGCGGCGATCCAGTCGCCCTGCAGGCGAATCGTCTGGGCCAAGCTGCGCCGGTGCGCGGAGATGCCGATCGCCGCCATCGGATAGCCCGACCGGTCGCGGATCGGGGCGGCGATGCAGTGGATGTCCGGGTGGTTCTCCGCCTCGTCGAAGGCGATGCCCGCATGCACCGCATCGCGCAGTTCGGCCCGCAGCAGGGCCACGGAGCTGAGCGTGCTCGGCGTGAATTCACGGAAGCTGAGGCAGTCGATCAGCCGGCGCTGCGCCGCCATCGGCAGGAAGGCCAGCAAAGCCTTGCCCACGGCGGAGCAATACAGCGGCTCCCAGTCGCCTGGGGTCTGCCGCACGGCCAGTTCGCCGCGGCCCGGCGACACCTCGACCAGCCGCACGCCATCGCCGCTGAGCAGCGCCAGGTGCGCGGTCTGGCCGGTGTCATCCACCAGGGCGCGCAGATGGGGGGCAATCCGTTCGGTCAGCCGCGTCTCAGGGCCCAAGCCGCTGGACCACAGCGCCAGCCGGGCGCCCGGCGTGAAGGTCTTGTCGATCGGGTCGCGTGACACCAGCGCATGCTTTTGCAGCGTCGCCATGAAGCGCAGCGCCGAACTCTTGTCGATGTCCAGCGCATCCGCCACATCCTGCAACCGCAGCGGGCGCTGCGCCTGGACGATCAGATCCAGGATGCGCAGGCCCTTGTCGAAGGAGCCGATCAGGGCAGGCCCAGCGCCAGTCCCGGTGCCGGTGCCAGTCCCGGTTCCGGTTCCGGCTCCAGTTCCAGTTCCAGTTCCAGACCCAGCCTCAGTGCCAGCTCCAGCCGCGAGCCCAGCCCCTAGCCCAGCCCCTAGCCCGATCCCGGGCAAGGGCGCATTCAACCGCTCAGTCAAGGTCTTGCTCACCCCATGTGCAGGCCGCCGTTGCAGCTGAAGTCCGCGCCGGTGGTGAAGCCGGATTGGCTGCTGGCCAGCCAGGCGATGATGGAGGCGATCTCTTCGGGTTCGCCCAGGCGCTTGACCGGGATCTGCGCCACGATCTTCTCCAGCATGTCGGGCCGGACCGCCTTGACCATGTCGGTGCCGATGTAGCCGGGGCTGACGGTATTGACGGTCACGCCCTTGCTGGCGAGCTCTTGCGCCAGCGCCATGGTGAAGCCATGCATGCCGGCCTTGGCGGCGGAGTAGTTGGTCTGGCCGGCCTGGCCCTTTTCCCCGTTCACCGACGAGATGTTGATGATCCGCCCCCATCCCTTGTCCACCATGCCGGGCACCACCTGTTTGGTGACGTTGAACATGCTGTTGAGGTTGGTGTCGATCACCGCGTCCCAATCGTCGCGGGTCATCTTGAGGAACATCCGGTCCTTGGTGATGCCGGCGTTGTTGACCAGCACGTCGATGGTGCCGTGCTCCGCGACCGCCCGATCGAACGCCGCGACGGTGGACTCCCAGTCCGCCACATTGCCCACCGACGGATAGAACTGGTAGCCCAGTGCCGTCTGCTCATTGAGCCATTTGGTGTAGTCCCGGCTGGGCCCGCAGCCTGCGATCACCTTCATGCCGTCCTTGTGCAGACGCTGGCAGATCGCGGTACCAATGCCGCCCATGCCACCGGTCACATATGCGATTTTCTGACTCATGGTTGTCTCCAGGATGGACC
The Roseateles amylovorans genome window above contains:
- a CDS encoding IclR family transcriptional regulator — translated: MSKTLTERLNAPLPGIGLGAGLGAGLAAGAGTEAGSGTGTGTGAGTGTGTGTGTGTGAGPALIGSFDKGLRILDLIVQAQRPLRLQDVADALDIDKSSALRFMATLQKHALVSRDPIDKTFTPGARLALWSSGLGPETRLTERIAPHLRALVDDTGQTAHLALLSGDGVRLVEVSPGRGELAVRQTPGDWEPLYCSAVGKALLAFLPMAAQRRLIDCLSFREFTPSTLSSVALLRAELRDAVHAGIAFDEAENHPDIHCIAAPIRDRSGYPMAAIGISAHRRSLAQTIRLQGDWIAAVHRRAQQVTAELLGG
- the phbB gene encoding acetoacetyl-CoA reductase; translated protein: MSQKIAYVTGGMGGIGTAICQRLHKDGMKVIAGCGPSRDYTKWLNEQTALGYQFYPSVGNVADWESTVAAFDRAVAEHGTIDVLVNNAGITKDRMFLKMTRDDWDAVIDTNLNSMFNVTKQVVPGMVDKGWGRIINISSVNGEKGQAGQTNYSAAKAGMHGFTMALAQELASKGVTVNTVSPGYIGTDMVKAVRPDMLEKIVAQIPVKRLGEPEEIASIIAWLASSQSGFTTGADFSCNGGLHMG